In the Thermodesulfovibrionales bacterium genome, one interval contains:
- a CDS encoding universal stress protein yields MGNLKKKVEDLLSAVSFAEEGEFETAKEFMREERRVLLAVRSGQLDRKTIRYALNTCKRIGAGLDILYITPSEVTDPVLEEGFSELEREGINYRIVRKNGCLKQEIIDYTTSKNEILFAVTESSENLDVDCKEHGKRLSEAWRNLKCPLVVVTEGVS; encoded by the coding sequence CGCAGTCTCCTTTGCGGAGGAGGGTGAGTTTGAGACCGCAAAGGAATTCATGAGGGAAGAGAGACGGGTTTTGTTGGCTGTCAGGAGCGGACAGCTGGACAGAAAGACGATTCGGTATGCCCTGAATACCTGCAAGAGGATAGGTGCCGGTCTTGACATCCTTTACATTACACCCTCGGAAGTCACCGATCCGGTTCTTGAGGAGGGTTTCTCGGAACTCGAGAGGGAAGGTATCAATTACCGGATCGTTAGGAAGAATGGCTGTCTGAAACAGGAGATTATCGACTATACAACGTCGAAGAATGAAATCCTCTTTGCGGTAACAGAGTCTTCAGAGAATCTGGATGTCGACTGTAAAGAGCACGGCAAAAGGCTTTCCGAAGCGTGGCGGAATCTCAAATGCCCGTTGGTAGTCGTCACTGAAGGTGTTTCATAA
- a CDS encoding universal stress protein, protein MGRYRKLLVAVDGSESSFHALRESFKLAASEKSWITVVSVVPPYEGDLALVGIGNIQHALRYPCEKALSEAGEVAESERALIKTVCEEGEPHARIIDLAEAENVDLIVMGRKGLDRIERALVGSVTARVIGYSEKDVLVVPGNAAVGWQRVLLATDGSKYSNAATERAIGFTGAYGGTMKVVAVVDVPAEFYGEAPDAVEDLVRKAKGNAESVRKQAEKAGIPTEVFVKEGETHRAIIDLAMEQKVNTIIMGSHGRTGLRRLLMGSVAEKVIGYAPCPVLIVKGRV, encoded by the coding sequence ATGGGAAGATACCGCAAGCTGCTCGTCGCAGTCGACGGCTCAGAATCGAGCTTTCACGCACTGAGGGAGTCATTTAAGCTTGCCGCGAGTGAAAAGAGCTGGATAACCGTCGTCTCTGTGGTTCCGCCCTATGAGGGGGATCTGGCTCTGGTAGGAATCGGGAATATTCAGCACGCACTGCGGTATCCTTGTGAGAAAGCCCTTTCCGAGGCCGGGGAGGTGGCGGAATCTGAAAGGGCCTTAATAAAGACCGTTTGTGAAGAAGGTGAGCCACACGCAAGAATAATAGATCTTGCGGAGGCCGAAAACGTCGATCTGATCGTCATGGGGAGAAAAGGGCTCGATCGGATTGAACGTGCCCTCGTCGGTAGTGTCACCGCGAGGGTCATCGGATACAGCGAGAAGGACGTCCTCGTGGTGCCGGGAAATGCGGCGGTCGGCTGGCAGAGGGTTCTCCTCGCGACTGACGGTTCGAAATACAGCAATGCTGCCACGGAAAGGGCGATAGGTTTTACGGGAGCGTACGGGGGAACCATGAAGGTCGTAGCGGTTGTAGATGTTCCGGCCGAGTTTTACGGTGAAGCGCCCGATGCCGTCGAGGACCTCGTGAGAAAGGCGAAAGGAAATGCCGAGTCTGTGAGAAAGCAGGCGGAGAAGGCAGGCATTCCGACCGAGGTCTTTGTGAAGGAGGGTGAGACCCACCGCGCAATTATCGACCTCGCCATGGAACAAAAGGTGAACACCATCATTATGGGCTCTCATGGAAGGACGGGACTCAGGAGGCTCCTTATGGGGAGCGTCGCGGAGAAGGTCATCGGTTATGCACCCTGTCCTGTACTTATCGTCAAGGGACGAGTCTGA
- a CDS encoding sulfite exporter TauE/SafE family protein, producing MHDIVREAANLINLDLINVGYLFAIGFVGGLVSGFIGSGGAFVLTPGMMSLGVPGLVAVASNMCHKFPKALVGALKRAKYGQVDVKLGIVLGISAEAGVLYGAHIQEGIKKSFGDAGSNLYVSVAFVVILAVVGGFVLRDAWRTYRSGNAHEEEKVTKIAKWVQSINIPGTMVYFKSINARVSVLFTIPLGFATGMLAATIAVGGFIGVPSMIYVLGAPSLMASATELVIAFVMGVGGSLKYAMHGLVDIRLAMIILAGSLFGIQLGAIGTTYVKPFMIKVVMGVIMVIVLFSRGLMVPVYLSQLGLIETLGSGTVKILKNTSFAIMILALLLGAVIVLKAMWQGRRAERAVAAEEVLEHGKI from the coding sequence ATGCACGACATAGTGAGAGAGGCGGCGAATTTGATCAACCTGGATTTGATAAATGTCGGCTACCTTTTTGCCATCGGTTTCGTCGGCGGACTGGTGAGCGGGTTTATCGGCTCGGGCGGGGCTTTTGTCCTCACCCCTGGCATGATGAGCCTCGGCGTTCCCGGCCTAGTGGCTGTTGCAAGCAATATGTGTCACAAATTTCCAAAGGCGCTCGTGGGCGCTCTGAAACGTGCCAAGTATGGTCAGGTTGACGTGAAGCTCGGAATAGTGCTCGGTATCTCTGCGGAGGCTGGCGTTCTCTACGGAGCCCATATTCAGGAGGGCATCAAAAAGTCGTTCGGCGATGCAGGTTCAAACCTCTATGTCAGCGTTGCCTTCGTCGTAATCCTTGCGGTTGTGGGCGGTTTTGTGCTCAGAGATGCTTGGAGGACTTACCGGTCGGGCAATGCACACGAGGAAGAGAAGGTTACGAAAATTGCGAAATGGGTGCAGTCGATCAACATACCCGGAACCATGGTTTATTTTAAGAGCATTAATGCACGTGTCTCGGTACTCTTCACCATACCTCTCGGATTTGCAACGGGGATGCTCGCTGCAACGATCGCTGTCGGTGGTTTCATCGGTGTTCCTTCCATGATTTACGTCCTCGGTGCACCGAGTCTCATGGCGTCTGCCACAGAACTCGTGATAGCCTTCGTTATGGGCGTCGGAGGGTCGCTAAAGTATGCGATGCATGGATTGGTCGACATTCGCCTCGCGATGATCATTCTCGCGGGTTCCCTTTTCGGAATCCAGTTAGGGGCGATAGGTACCACCTATGTGAAGCCTTTTATGATTAAAGTGGTTATGGGCGTCATTATGGTAATCGTCCTGTTCAGCCGCGGATTGATGGTTCCGGTTTACCTGTCGCAGCTCGGCCTGATAGAGACCCTCGGTTCGGGCACGGTGAAGATACTCAAGAACACCAGCTTTGCCATTATGATACTTGCCCTTCTTTTGGGAGCCGTTATTGTCTTGAAGGCAATGTGGCAGGGACGCAGGGCAGAGCGTGCAGTGGCTGCCGAAGAGGTTCTGGAGCATGGTAAGATATAA
- a CDS encoding ATP-binding protein, producing MSLKKKIAFGFIISSSIIAILVIFEYVSFVQIRREIRSLEVADSIRSKTLELRRHEKNFFLFGQTKGVEETKAILRYLTELDSIIAENLPDDRAGGLSSLRALIQGYGKRFRTIEALVNDLSGEFDNIRPSYGRYALLLYLKSAFLDRPRETADFLKDEYGFSRNARLIKDLWELYSETNALRKNGEDILIASKNLDSAARAKVERVISISQGAILAIFPLFLIVGIGTLFFISGNIVSRLHALIDTVEKTGKGNFPRMSLLSGWGRNDEVGLLIEKFNTMEEQLARREEELERKNRELLQSKKLAAIGTLASGVAHELNNPLNNIYISSQVLEKEVHEACSPTVEETVNDILTQTVRVKRIVGDLLEFARGSEPRLARVDLKALISGAYRLVSTTTDTSRVNFILESDSGDAFIDADSEQLERVFINLFTNAVDAMSGSGNLSVRVQKERTAVTVKISDTGKGMSAEDTEKIFEPFYTTKDKGTGLGLAIVFNIIKRHSGEIVAESGTGKGTTFVITLPVRGEGHEL from the coding sequence ATGTCACTGAAGAAGAAGATAGCCTTCGGTTTTATTATCAGCTCGTCGATCATCGCCATTCTCGTCATCTTCGAGTACGTCAGTTTTGTCCAAATCAGGAGGGAAATACGGTCTCTCGAGGTCGCCGATTCCATCAGATCCAAAACCCTCGAGCTGAGGCGGCATGAGAAGAATTTCTTTCTCTTTGGCCAGACAAAGGGGGTTGAAGAAACAAAGGCGATCTTGAGGTATCTCACTGAACTTGACTCTATTATCGCTGAAAACCTCCCGGATGATAGGGCAGGGGGATTGTCTTCACTGAGGGCCTTGATCCAGGGATACGGGAAACGATTTCGTACTATAGAGGCATTAGTAAACGATCTCTCCGGAGAGTTTGATAATATCAGACCCTCTTATGGCCGCTATGCGCTGCTGCTCTATCTCAAATCGGCCTTCCTCGACAGGCCGCGCGAGACAGCGGATTTCTTGAAGGATGAATACGGCTTCTCTCGTAACGCAAGGCTTATCAAAGATCTTTGGGAACTCTATTCTGAAACAAACGCCCTCAGGAAAAACGGTGAGGATATCCTGATAGCATCGAAGAATCTTGACAGCGCTGCGAGGGCCAAAGTTGAACGCGTTATAAGCATATCGCAGGGTGCGATCTTGGCCATCTTTCCTCTCTTTCTCATCGTAGGAATCGGGACCCTCTTTTTTATCAGCGGTAATATCGTGAGCAGGCTGCATGCACTCATCGATACCGTCGAAAAAACAGGGAAAGGGAATTTCCCCCGCATGTCTCTCCTCTCAGGATGGGGGAGAAACGACGAGGTCGGACTCCTTATAGAGAAATTCAATACCATGGAGGAGCAGCTTGCGAGACGCGAAGAAGAGCTTGAGAGAAAGAACAGGGAACTTCTCCAGTCTAAGAAGCTGGCGGCCATCGGAACGCTCGCATCCGGAGTCGCCCATGAACTCAACAATCCATTGAATAACATCTATATCTCGTCACAGGTACTCGAAAAAGAGGTCCATGAGGCATGTTCTCCGACCGTAGAAGAAACAGTGAACGATATCCTCACCCAAACCGTCAGGGTGAAGAGGATTGTCGGCGACCTCCTCGAGTTCGCGAGGGGGAGTGAACCGAGGCTTGCGCGAGTTGATCTCAAGGCGCTCATCTCGGGGGCATACAGACTTGTGAGTACTACGACTGACACGAGCAGGGTGAATTTCATCCTCGAATCCGATTCCGGGGATGCATTTATCGATGCCGATTCTGAACAGCTGGAGAGGGTTTTTATCAATCTTTTTACGAATGCCGTTGACGCCATGTCGGGTTCTGGAAACCTGAGCGTGCGGGTGCAGAAAGAGCGAACCGCAGTGACGGTAAAGATCTCGGACACCGGGAAAGGGATGTCAGCTGAAGATACGGAAAAGATATTCGAGCCCTTTTATACTACGAAGGACAAGGGAACGGGGCTCGGTCTCGCCATCGTTTTCAATATTATTAAAAGACATTCCGGAGAGATAGTTGCGGAAAGCGGCACGGGTAAAGGAACGACCTTTGTCATTACCTTGCCGGTCAGGGGAGAAGGGCATGAACTTTAA